A genomic stretch from Mycobacterium malmoense includes:
- the pstA gene encoding phosphate ABC transporter permease PstA, translating into MSPPTSTDVLDLPVKSDAFKPLSLRRRLTNNAATTFFVASFLVALVPLVWLLSVVIARGWYAVTRSGWWTHSLRGVLPEEFAGGVYHALYGTLAQAGVAGILSVPLGLMTAVFLVEYGSGRLVRLTTFMVDVLAGVPSIVAALFIFSLWIATLGFQQSSFAVSLALVLLMLPVVVRAGEEMLRLVPDDLREASYALGVSKWKTIVRIVFPIAMPGIVSGVLLSVARVIGETAPVLVLVGYSRSINLDIFHGNMASLPLLIYTELTNPEHAGFLRIWGAALTLIIIVAAINVIAAAFRFLSTRRR; encoded by the coding sequence ATGAGCCCCCCAACGAGCACAGACGTGCTCGACCTGCCGGTCAAATCGGACGCGTTCAAGCCCCTGAGCTTAAGGCGGCGACTCACAAACAACGCCGCGACAACGTTTTTCGTCGCCTCCTTCCTCGTGGCCCTGGTGCCGCTGGTCTGGCTGCTGTCGGTGGTGATCGCGCGAGGCTGGTACGCCGTCACCCGGTCGGGCTGGTGGACGCACTCCTTGCGCGGCGTGCTGCCAGAGGAGTTCGCCGGCGGCGTGTACCACGCGCTGTATGGGACGTTGGCCCAGGCCGGGGTCGCCGGCATCCTGTCCGTGCCGCTGGGCTTGATGACCGCGGTGTTCTTGGTGGAATACGGTTCGGGCCGGCTGGTGCGACTGACGACGTTCATGGTCGACGTGCTCGCCGGGGTGCCCTCGATCGTCGCGGCGCTGTTCATCTTCAGCCTGTGGATCGCGACCTTGGGGTTCCAGCAGAGCTCGTTCGCCGTGTCGCTGGCGCTGGTCCTGTTGATGTTGCCGGTGGTGGTGCGGGCCGGTGAGGAGATGCTCCGGCTGGTGCCCGACGACCTGCGGGAGGCCAGCTACGCGCTGGGTGTTTCCAAGTGGAAGACCATCGTGCGGATCGTCTTCCCGATCGCGATGCCGGGCATTGTCTCCGGCGTCTTGCTGTCCGTCGCGCGGGTTATCGGCGAAACCGCACCGGTGCTGGTGCTGGTCGGATACAGCCGATCCATCAACCTCGACATCTTCCACGGCAACATGGCCTCGCTGCCGCTGCTGATCTACACCGAACTCACCAATCCCGAGCACGCCGGTTTCCTGCGGATCTGGGGCGCGGCGCTGACGCTGATCATCATCGTCGCCGCGATCAACGTCATCGCCGCGGCATTCCGCTTCCTGTCAACCCGACGGCGCTGA
- the pstC gene encoding phosphate ABC transporter permease subunit PstC has product MARETLAKPPGTKPALTAIDPHKARRGDQLFKLVAAAAGSTIVIAIVLIAVFLLVRAVPSLRADHANFFTSAEFETTKASHLAFGIRDLFMVTVLSSITALVLAVPVAVGIAVFLTQYAPQRLARPFAAMVDLLAAVPSIIFGLWGIFVLAPKLEPVATFLNRNLGWFFLFKKGNVSLAGGGTIFTAAIVLSVMILPIITSVSREVFRQTPPIQMEAAQALGATKWEVVRMTVLPFGRSGVIAASMLGLGRALGETVAVLIILRSAARPGNWSLFDGGYTFASKIASAAAEFSEPLPTGAYISAGFALFVLTFIVNATARAIAGGKVNG; this is encoded by the coding sequence ATGGCCCGAGAAACGCTTGCCAAGCCGCCCGGGACGAAGCCTGCGCTGACGGCTATTGATCCACACAAGGCGCGCCGCGGCGACCAACTGTTCAAGTTGGTCGCCGCCGCCGCCGGTTCGACGATCGTGATCGCCATCGTGCTGATCGCGGTATTCCTGTTGGTCCGTGCCGTCCCGTCGCTACGCGCGGACCATGCCAATTTCTTCACCAGCGCGGAATTCGAAACCACCAAGGCGTCCCACCTGGCGTTCGGTATCCGCGACCTGTTCATGGTCACGGTGTTGAGTTCGATAACGGCGCTGGTCTTGGCCGTGCCGGTCGCCGTCGGGATCGCGGTGTTCCTCACCCAATACGCGCCGCAACGGCTCGCGCGCCCGTTCGCCGCGATGGTCGATCTGCTGGCCGCGGTGCCGTCGATCATCTTCGGGTTGTGGGGAATCTTCGTGCTGGCCCCCAAACTCGAGCCGGTCGCCACGTTTCTCAACCGCAACCTGGGATGGTTCTTTCTGTTCAAGAAGGGCAACGTCTCCCTGGCCGGCGGCGGCACCATCTTCACCGCCGCCATCGTGCTCTCGGTGATGATCCTGCCGATCATCACCTCGGTGTCGCGCGAAGTGTTCCGGCAGACCCCGCCCATACAGATGGAAGCCGCGCAGGCCCTCGGCGCCACCAAGTGGGAGGTGGTGCGGATGACCGTGCTGCCGTTCGGCCGTAGCGGTGTCATCGCGGCGTCGATGCTGGGGTTGGGCCGCGCCCTGGGGGAAACCGTGGCGGTGCTGATCATCCTGCGCTCGGCCGCCCGCCCGGGGAATTGGTCGCTATTCGACGGCGGCTACACGTTCGCTTCCAAGATCGCGTCGGCGGCGGCCGAATTCAGCGAACCGCTGCCCACAGGCGCCTACATCTCCGCCGGGTTCGCGCTGTTCGTCCTGACGTTCATCGTCAACGCGACCGCCCGCGCGATCGCCGGCGGGAAGGTCAACGGATGA
- the pstS gene encoding phosphate ABC transporter substrate-binding protein PstS, which translates to MKLNRFGAALTVLASAALVLSGCGSDNNATNATGGSAAGSSGKVSCGGKKTLKASGSTAQANAMTRFVNAFEQACPGQTLNYTANGSGAGISEFTGNQTDFGGSDSPLAQNEYAAAQQRCGSPAWNLPVVFGPIAITYNVKGLTSLNLDGPTAAKIFNGGITAWNDPAIQGLNAGVNLPAEPIHVVFRNDQSGTTDNFQKYLDAASNGAWGKGTGKTFNGGVGEGAKGNDGTSAAIKATEGSITYNEWSFAKAQNLNMAKIITSAGTDAVAISADSVGKTISGATVTGQGNDMVLDTLSFYKPTQPGSYPIVLATYEIVCSKYPDSQVGTAVKAFLQSTIGAGQNGLGDNGYIPIPDSFKSRLSASVNAIA; encoded by the coding sequence ATGAAGCTCAACCGATTTGGCGCAGCGCTGACCGTCCTGGCTAGCGCCGCGCTGGTGCTGTCCGGGTGTGGCAGCGACAACAACGCAACTAACGCAACCGGGGGAAGTGCCGCAGGCTCGTCGGGGAAGGTGAGTTGCGGCGGGAAGAAGACGCTGAAGGCTAGCGGGTCGACGGCCCAGGCCAACGCGATGACGCGTTTCGTCAACGCGTTCGAACAGGCCTGCCCCGGCCAGACGTTGAATTACACGGCCAACGGTTCGGGCGCCGGGATTAGCGAATTCACGGGCAATCAAACCGATTTCGGTGGATCGGACTCGCCGTTGGCGCAGAACGAGTACGCGGCGGCCCAGCAGCGCTGCGGCTCGCCGGCGTGGAACCTGCCGGTGGTGTTCGGCCCGATCGCGATCACCTACAACGTCAAGGGCCTGACTTCGCTGAACCTCGACGGTCCCACCGCGGCGAAGATCTTCAACGGCGGCATCACCGCCTGGAACGATCCGGCGATCCAGGGCCTTAACGCTGGCGTCAACCTGCCCGCCGAGCCGATTCACGTGGTATTCCGCAACGACCAGTCCGGGACCACCGACAACTTCCAGAAGTATCTGGACGCGGCGTCCAACGGCGCGTGGGGTAAGGGCACCGGAAAGACGTTCAACGGCGGTGTCGGTGAGGGCGCCAAGGGTAACGACGGCACGTCGGCGGCCATCAAGGCCACCGAAGGGTCGATCACCTACAACGAATGGTCGTTCGCCAAGGCACAGAATCTGAACATGGCCAAGATCATCACCTCGGCCGGTACGGATGCGGTCGCGATCAGCGCCGACTCGGTCGGCAAGACGATCTCCGGCGCCACCGTCACGGGGCAGGGCAACGACATGGTGCTCGACACGCTGTCGTTTTACAAGCCGACGCAGCCCGGCTCCTACCCGATCGTGCTGGCGACCTACGAGATCGTCTGCTCGAAGTATCCCGATTCCCAGGTCGGCACGGCCGTCAAGGCATTCCTGCAGAGCACCATCGGCGCCGGGCAAAATGGCTTGGGGGACAACGGATATATCCCCATTCCGGACTCCTTCAAGTCGAGGTTGTCGGCTTCGGTCAACGCCATCGCGTGA